In Musa acuminata AAA Group cultivar baxijiao chromosome BXJ2-8, Cavendish_Baxijiao_AAA, whole genome shotgun sequence, one genomic interval encodes:
- the LOC135618427 gene encoding uncharacterized protein LOC135618427, which produces MYKSETASTSFIVSGSFVHEHMIRVTVSIIKPPPLYISIPSSVSCCSPLLVVGVLCRRSEPSVPLEMGDRWGSLGADSRYRDGEARGRNSRKPPHPPGPGRILVPSWVKKFYTDVCGIKLKTLCENQRYTGMYKNVLEWDDSAALEAFQNAKARFFAQYHDLPCDIPLPDPDMYIVQVDHDSPIDPELVADLEKQPSVPTDVHGVAGSGLNSAPGLSEYWDMCRVQDIQPTGWDDEVEPEPRNQDRKDGVSNTWNKSGGHWDEAAAQNDPWSNGDNNCVDNGRNISYGTWENRNSKWVERNRRKRDSGGHQGLTFTKPSYQTGSYQAKDSSRNCRRRNQTNYHYEKGVYAGQFLTS; this is translated from the exons ATGTATAAAAGCGAAACCGCCTCTACTTCCTTTATCGTCTCCGGCTCCTTTGTCCACGAGCACATGATTCGCGTTACCGTATCAATCATCAAACCGCCCCCTCTATATATTTCGATCCCTTCCTCCGTCTCCTGTTGTTCTCCTCTTTTGGTTGTGGGAGTTCTTTGCCGTCGGTCAGAACCCTCTGTACCCTTGGAGATGGGTGATCGGTGGGGATCGCTTGGGGCCGACTCGCGTTACCGAGATGGAGAAGCTCGCGGGCGCAACTCCAGGAAGCCGCCGCACCCCCCTG GACCTGGTCGTATTTTAGTTCCTTCATGGGTGAAGAAATTCTATACTGATGTATGCGGAATAAAATTGAAGACTCTGTGTGAAAACCAGAGATATACGGGCATGTACAAGAATGTTCTTGAGTGGGATGATTCGGCAGCACTAGAGGCTTTTCAAAATGCCAAGGCCAGGTTCTTTGCGCAGTACCATGATCTCCCTTGCGACATCCCTTTGCCTGATCCAGATATGTACATCGTCCAGGTTGACCATGATTCTCCGATTGATCCAGAACTAGTTGCAGATTTGGAGAAACAGCCATCGGTGCCAACAGATGTGCACGGTGTGGCAGGTAGTGGCCTCAACTCGGCTCCTGGTTTAAGTGAATATTGGGATATGTGTCGTGTACAAGATATTCAGCCCACCGGATGGGATGATGAAGTGGAACCTGAACCTAGAAATCAGGATAGAAAAGATGGAGTTAGCAACACATGGAATAAAAGTGGTGGGCATTGGGATGAAGCGGCTGCTCAGAATGATCCATGGAGTAATGGAGACAATAATTGTGTGGATAATGGTAGGAATATTTCATATGGAACCTGGGAGAACAGAAATTCTAAGTGGGTTGAAAGAAACAGAAGGAAAAGAGATTCAGGAGGTCACCAGGGACTGACATTTACAAAACCAAGCTATCAAACAGGTTCTTATCAAGCAAAAGATAGTTCGAGAAACTGTAGACGAAGAAATCAGACAAATTATCACTATGAGAAAGGAGTTTATGCTGGACAGTTTTTGACTTCataa